A window of the Dickeya dianthicola NCPPB 453 genome harbors these coding sequences:
- the fpr gene encoding ferredoxin--NADP(+) reductase has translation MTEWVTGKVIQVEHWTENLFSLRLEAPVAPFTAGQFAKLALELDGERVQRAYSYVNAPSDTLLEFYLVNVPDGKLSPHLHRCQPGDEVMMTQEAAGFFVLDEIPDCDTLWMLATGTAIGPYLSILQEGRGLERFKHLVLVHAARFARDLSFLPLMQQLEQRYDGKLRIQTVVSREEQPGSLTGRVPALIESGALEAAVGLPMDAATSHVMLCGNPQMVRDTQQLLKDTRQMSKHLRRRPGHMTSEHYW, from the coding sequence ATGACAGAGTGGGTGACCGGCAAGGTTATTCAGGTTGAGCACTGGACGGAAAACTTATTCAGTCTGCGGCTGGAAGCGCCGGTGGCGCCGTTTACCGCCGGGCAGTTCGCCAAGCTGGCGCTGGAGCTGGACGGCGAGCGGGTACAGCGCGCCTATTCATACGTCAACGCTCCCAGCGACACGCTGCTGGAGTTTTATCTGGTCAACGTGCCGGACGGCAAGCTTAGCCCGCATCTGCACCGTTGCCAGCCGGGCGACGAGGTGATGATGACGCAGGAAGCCGCCGGCTTTTTCGTGCTTGATGAGATCCCAGATTGCGACACCCTGTGGATGCTGGCGACCGGCACCGCCATCGGCCCGTATCTGTCGATTCTGCAGGAAGGACGCGGTCTGGAACGCTTCAAACACCTCGTGCTGGTACACGCCGCCCGTTTCGCCCGTGACCTGAGTTTTCTGCCGCTGATGCAACAGCTGGAACAGCGCTATGACGGCAAGCTGCGCATCCAGACCGTGGTCAGCCGCGAGGAACAGCCCGGTTCGCTCACCGGCCGCGTGCCGGCGCTGATTGAAAGCGGCGCGCTGGAAGCCGCGGTCGGCCTGCCGATGGACGCCGCGACCAGCCACGTCATGCTGTGCGGCAACCCGCAGATGGTGCGGGATACCCAGCAGTTGCTCAAGGACACGCGGCAGATGAGCAAACACCTGCGTCGTCGTCCCGGCCATATGACCAGCGAACACTACTGGTAA
- the glpX gene encoding class II fructose-bisphosphatase yields MKRELAIEFSRVTEAAALAGYQWLGRGDKNAADNAAVQAMRIMLNQVDINGRIVIGEGEIDEAPMLYIGEQVGTGHGDAVDIAVDPIEGTRMTAMGQANALAVLAVGEQGAFLHAPDMYMEKLIVGPQAKGVIDLDRPLEDNLKRVAERLGKPLGELTVITLAKPRHDRVIADMQRLGVKVFAIPDGDVAASILTCMPESEVDVLYGIGGAPEGVISAAVIRALDGDMQGRLLARHQVKEDNAENRRLGEQELARCREMGIEAGKVLMLGDMARNDNVIFSATGITKGDLLNGISRRGNIATTETLLIRGKSRTIRRISSTHYLDRKDQALHAFLL; encoded by the coding sequence ATGAAACGTGAATTAGCCATCGAATTCTCCCGCGTTACCGAAGCGGCCGCGCTGGCCGGTTACCAATGGCTGGGCCGTGGCGATAAGAACGCCGCCGACAACGCCGCGGTGCAGGCGATGCGCATCATGCTCAACCAGGTCGACATCAATGGTCGAATCGTCATCGGCGAAGGTGAAATCGATGAAGCGCCGATGCTCTACATCGGCGAGCAGGTGGGCACCGGCCACGGCGACGCGGTGGACATCGCCGTCGATCCGATCGAAGGCACCCGCATGACGGCGATGGGGCAGGCTAACGCGCTGGCGGTGCTGGCGGTGGGCGAGCAAGGCGCCTTCCTGCACGCGCCCGACATGTACATGGAAAAGCTGATTGTCGGCCCGCAGGCCAAAGGCGTTATCGACCTTGACCGCCCGCTGGAAGACAACCTGAAACGGGTCGCAGAACGCTTGGGCAAGCCGCTTGGCGAACTGACTGTGATAACGCTGGCCAAACCGCGTCACGATCGGGTCATCGCCGACATGCAGCGGCTGGGCGTAAAAGTGTTCGCTATTCCTGATGGCGACGTGGCCGCCTCTATTTTGACCTGCATGCCGGAAAGCGAGGTCGATGTGCTGTATGGCATCGGCGGCGCGCCGGAAGGCGTTATCTCGGCGGCGGTGATCCGCGCGCTGGACGGCGACATGCAGGGGCGTCTGCTGGCCCGTCATCAGGTGAAGGAAGACAATGCGGAAAACCGTCGGCTGGGCGAGCAGGAACTGGCGCGCTGCCGCGAAATGGGCATCGAAGCCGGCAAGGTGCTGATGCTGGGCGACATGGCGCGCAACGACAACGTGATATTTTCCGCCACCGGCATCACCAAGGGCGATCTGCTCAACGGCATTTCCCGCCGCGGCAACATCGCCACCACCGAAACGCTGCTGATCCGCGGCAAGTCGCGCACCATCCGTCGCATCAGTTCTACCCATTATCTGGACCGCAAAGATCAGGCGCTGCACGCCTTTCTGCTGTAG
- the glpK gene encoding glycerol kinase GlpK, whose translation MVALDQGTTSSRAVVLDHDANIVSVSQREFTQIYPKAGWVEHDPMEIWASQSSTLVEALAKAGISSDEIAGIGITNQRETAVVWEKDTGKPIYNAIVWQCRRSADICEKLKKDGLEEYIRANTGLVVDPYFSGTKVKWILDHVEGSRERARRGELLFGTIDTWLIWKMTQGRVHVTDYTNASRTMLFNIHTLNWDERMLDVLDIPRAILPQVRPSSEIYGQTNIGGKGGTRIPIAGIAGDQQAALYGQLCVHPGMAKNTYGTGCFLLMNTGTEAVRSKHGLLTTIACGPRGEVNYALEGAVFIGGASIQWLRDELKLIGDAMDSEYFATKVKDSNGVYVVPAFTGLGAPYWDPYARGAIFGLTRGVNANHIIRATLESIAYQTRDVLDAMQADADTRLQSLRVDGGAVANNFLMQFQSDILGTRVERPQVRESTALGAAFLAGLATGFWNDLDEVKSKTAIEREFRPSIETVERNFRYRGWKKAVERARAWEEHDE comes from the coding sequence ATCGTCGCGCTCGACCAAGGCACCACCAGCTCACGGGCCGTCGTGCTGGACCATGACGCCAACATCGTCAGCGTATCCCAGCGGGAATTTACCCAGATCTACCCCAAAGCGGGCTGGGTAGAACACGACCCGATGGAAATCTGGGCTTCGCAAAGCTCCACGCTGGTGGAAGCGCTGGCGAAAGCCGGCATCAGCAGCGACGAAATCGCCGGCATCGGCATCACCAACCAGCGTGAAACCGCCGTGGTATGGGAAAAAGACACCGGTAAACCCATCTACAACGCCATTGTGTGGCAATGCCGCCGCTCCGCCGACATCTGTGAAAAGCTGAAAAAAGACGGGCTGGAAGAGTATATCCGCGCCAACACCGGTCTGGTGGTCGACCCGTATTTTTCCGGCACCAAGGTCAAATGGATCCTCGACCATGTCGAAGGGTCGCGTGAACGCGCCCGCCGCGGCGAGCTGTTATTCGGCACCATCGATACCTGGCTTATCTGGAAAATGACGCAGGGCCGCGTTCACGTCACTGATTACACCAACGCCTCCCGCACCATGTTGTTCAACATTCATACCCTGAACTGGGACGAACGCATGCTGGACGTGCTGGACATCCCGCGCGCCATACTGCCGCAGGTGCGCCCGTCCTCCGAGATTTACGGCCAGACCAACATCGGCGGCAAAGGCGGCACCCGCATTCCCATCGCCGGTATCGCCGGCGACCAGCAGGCAGCGCTGTACGGCCAACTGTGCGTACACCCCGGCATGGCGAAAAACACCTACGGCACCGGCTGCTTCCTGCTGATGAACACCGGCACCGAAGCGGTGCGTTCCAAACACGGCCTGCTGACCACCATCGCCTGCGGCCCGCGCGGCGAAGTAAACTATGCACTGGAAGGCGCGGTGTTTATCGGCGGCGCGTCGATCCAGTGGCTACGCGACGAACTGAAACTGATTGGCGACGCGATGGATTCCGAATACTTCGCCACCAAGGTGAAAGACAGTAACGGCGTCTATGTGGTGCCGGCGTTCACCGGTCTGGGCGCACCGTATTGGGACCCGTACGCCCGCGGCGCGATTTTCGGCCTGACCCGCGGCGTTAACGCCAATCACATCATCCGCGCCACGCTGGAATCCATCGCCTACCAGACCCGCGACGTGCTGGATGCGATGCAGGCCGACGCCGATACTCGCCTGCAATCGCTGCGGGTGGACGGCGGCGCGGTCGCCAACAACTTCCTGATGCAGTTCCAGTCCGACATTCTGGGCACCCGCGTCGAGCGTCCGCAAGTGCGTGAGTCCACCGCGCTGGGCGCGGCCTTCCTGGCCGGCCTGGCGACCGGTTTCTGGAATGATCTGGACGAAGTGAAGAGCAAGACCGCCATTGAGCGGGAGTTCCGCCCCAGCATCGAAACCGTAGAACGCAACTTCCGTTACCGTGGCTGGAAAAAAGCGGTGGAACGTGCGCGCGCGTGGGAAGAACACGACGAGTAA
- a CDS encoding MIP/aquaporin family protein, whose protein sequence is MSQSELSTLKGQCIAEFLGTGLLIFFGVGCVAALKLAGASFGQWEISIIWGLGVAMAIYLTAAISGAHLNPAVTIALWLFACFDARKVLPYILSQVAGAFCSAALVYGLYHNLFDNIEQTHNMVRGSVESLDLAGVFSTYPNPHISVLQAFLVETVITAILMCLILALTDDGNGIPRGPLAPLLIGILIAVIGASMGPLTGFAMNPARDAGPKLFAYFAGWGKIALTGGRDIPYMLIPIFGPIVGACLGAFGYRILIGRNLPCDVCAIDDDTAASAQTRKV, encoded by the coding sequence ATGAGTCAATCTGAACTTTCCACCCTTAAAGGCCAGTGCATCGCCGAGTTTCTCGGCACCGGCCTGTTGATTTTTTTTGGCGTTGGCTGTGTAGCGGCTTTGAAACTGGCAGGCGCCAGCTTCGGGCAATGGGAAATCAGCATTATCTGGGGATTGGGCGTCGCGATGGCGATCTACCTGACCGCCGCGATTTCCGGCGCGCACCTCAATCCGGCGGTCACCATCGCCCTGTGGCTGTTCGCCTGCTTCGACGCCCGCAAGGTGCTGCCTTATATCCTCTCGCAGGTGGCCGGCGCATTCTGCTCGGCCGCGCTGGTCTACGGCCTCTATCACAACCTGTTCGACAATATCGAGCAGACGCACAACATGGTGCGCGGCAGTGTGGAAAGCCTCGATCTGGCCGGGGTCTTCTCCACCTACCCTAATCCGCACATTTCGGTGCTGCAGGCGTTTCTGGTGGAAACGGTCATCACCGCCATTCTGATGTGCCTGATTCTGGCGCTGACCGACGACGGCAACGGCATTCCGCGCGGGCCGCTGGCGCCGTTGTTGATCGGTATTCTGATCGCGGTGATCGGCGCATCGATGGGGCCGTTGACCGGATTTGCCATGAACCCGGCGCGTGATGCCGGTCCGAAGCTGTTTGCCTATTTCGCCGGTTGGGGCAAGATTGCACTAACTGGCGGGCGCGATATTCCTTATATGCTAATACCGATTTTCGGCCCGATTGTCGGCGCTTGTCTGGGCGCATTCGGCTATCGCATCCTGATTGGCCGCAACCTGCCCTGCGATGTCTGCGCGATAGACGACGACACGGCAGCGTCAGCTCAAACCCGCAAGGTCTAA
- the zapB gene encoding cell division protein ZapB, with amino-acid sequence MSFEVFEKLEAKVQQAIDTITLLQMEIEELKEKNNTLSQEVESMAGNRDALMRENEQLKQEQLVWQERLRALLGKMEDVQ; translated from the coding sequence ATGTCATTTGAAGTGTTTGAGAAGCTGGAAGCGAAAGTTCAGCAGGCGATTGACACGATCACGCTGTTGCAGATGGAAATCGAAGAACTGAAAGAGAAGAACAATACGTTGTCGCAGGAAGTGGAGAGTATGGCGGGCAACCGTGATGCGCTGATGCGCGAGAACGAGCAGCTAAAGCAGGAACAGCTGGTATGGCAAGAGCGCCTGCGTGCGTTGCTGGGTAAAATGGAAGACGTTCAGTAA
- the rraA gene encoding ribonuclease E activity regulator RraA has product MKYDTSELCDIYHEEVNVVEPLFSNFGGRSSFGGKIITVKCFEDNGLLFDVLEENGSGRVLLVDGGGSVRRALVDAELARLATQNEWEGIVVYGAVRQVDDLSELDIGIQAMAATPAGAASEGIGETDIRVNFGGVTFFSGDHLYADNTGIILSEDPLDLE; this is encoded by the coding sequence ATGAAATACGATACTTCCGAACTGTGTGATATCTATCATGAAGAGGTCAATGTGGTTGAGCCTCTTTTCTCCAACTTTGGCGGGCGTAGTTCATTCGGCGGCAAAATCATCACGGTGAAATGCTTCGAGGATAATGGCCTGCTGTTCGACGTGCTGGAAGAAAACGGCAGCGGGCGCGTGCTGCTGGTCGACGGCGGCGGCTCCGTTCGTCGGGCGCTGGTTGACGCTGAACTGGCGCGTCTGGCTACGCAGAACGAGTGGGAAGGCATCGTGGTGTACGGCGCGGTGCGTCAGGTAGACGACCTGTCGGAACTGGACATCGGCATTCAGGCGATGGCGGCGACCCCGGCGGGGGCGGCCAGTGAAGGCATCGGCGAAACCGATATCCGGGTGAATTTCGGCGGCGTGACTTTCTTCTCCGGCGATCATCTGTATGCCGACAATACCGGCATCATTCTGTCTGAAGACCCGCTCGACCTGGAATAA
- a CDS encoding 1,4-dihydroxy-2-naphthoate polyprenyltransferase: protein MTQLTHSSKTQAWLDSLRPKTLPLAFASIVTGTVIACWHSNFKPGVALLTLITAGLLQILSNLANDYGDAVKGSDKEDRIGPLRGIQTGAISLPELRNALLITVTLTAISGSALVALACEKPVDIVVFLSLGLLAILAAITYTVGNKPYGYIGLGDISVLIFFGWLSVAGSYYLQTGHFDSSVILPATACGLLAVAVLNINNLRDIDSDRENGKNTLAVRLGARTARRYHMALLMTAPVCLALFAMLYLHTLAGWLFILALPLLVKQGRYVMRETTAFSMRPMLEKTVKGALLTNLLFAVGVLLS, encoded by the coding sequence ATGACCCAATTGACACATAGCAGCAAAACCCAAGCCTGGCTGGACAGCCTGCGTCCCAAGACGCTGCCGCTGGCTTTTGCCTCCATCGTCACCGGCACCGTCATCGCCTGCTGGCACAGCAACTTTAAGCCCGGCGTGGCTTTGCTCACGCTGATTACCGCCGGCTTGTTGCAAATTCTCTCCAATCTGGCTAACGATTACGGCGACGCCGTGAAAGGCAGCGACAAGGAAGACCGCATCGGCCCGCTACGCGGTATCCAGACCGGCGCCATCAGCCTGCCGGAGCTACGTAATGCCTTGCTCATTACCGTGACGCTGACGGCGATTTCCGGCAGCGCGCTGGTGGCGCTGGCCTGCGAAAAGCCGGTGGACATCGTGGTGTTTCTGTCGCTCGGTCTGCTGGCGATTCTGGCCGCCATTACCTATACCGTCGGCAATAAACCGTATGGCTATATCGGGCTTGGCGATATCTCGGTGCTGATCTTTTTCGGCTGGCTGAGCGTGGCCGGGTCGTACTACCTGCAAACCGGCCACTTCGACAGCAGCGTGATTCTGCCCGCGACCGCCTGCGGCCTGCTGGCCGTCGCGGTGCTCAACATCAACAACCTGCGCGATATCGACAGCGATCGGGAAAACGGCAAGAACACGCTGGCGGTGCGACTCGGCGCTCGCACCGCCCGCCGCTACCATATGGCGTTGCTGATGACAGCGCCGGTCTGCCTGGCGCTGTTCGCCATGCTCTACCTGCATACGCTGGCCGGCTGGCTGTTTATTCTGGCGCTGCCGCTGTTGGTGAAGCAGGGGCGCTACGTGATGCGGGAAACGACCGCGTTCAGCATGCGCCCGATGCTGGAAAAAACCGTGAAGGGCGCGTTGCTCACCAATCTGCTGTTCGCGGTAGGCGTACTGCTGAGCTAG
- the hslU gene encoding HslU--HslV peptidase ATPase subunit — translation MSEMTPREIVSELDSYIIGQHKAKRAVAIALRNRWRRMQLEENLRHEVTPKNILMIGPTGVGKTEIARRLAKLANAPFIKVEATKFTEVGYVGKEVDSIIRDLTDVAIKMMRQQSMEKNRYRAEELAEERILDVLIPPAKNNWGQQEESHEPSAARQAFRKKLREGSLDDKEIEIELAAAPVGVEIMAPPGMEEMTNQLQSMFQNLAGQKQKNRKIKIREAFKLLVEEEAAKLVNPEELKQQVIESVEQHGIVFIDEIDKICKRGDTSGPDVSREGVQRDLLPLVEGCTVSTKHGMVKTDHILFIASGAFQVASPSDLIPELQGRLPIRVELQALTTEDFERILTEPSASLTRQYQALLETEGVSITFQPDGIRRIAEAAWQVNERTENIGARRLHTVLERLIEEVSYGASEMNGQTVTIDADYVRSHLDELVADEDLSRFIL, via the coding sequence ATGTCTGAAATGACCCCGCGCGAGATAGTCAGCGAGCTTGATAGCTACATCATCGGACAGCACAAAGCAAAGCGCGCCGTGGCGATTGCCTTGCGTAACCGCTGGCGCCGCATGCAGTTGGAAGAGAACCTGCGCCATGAAGTCACCCCGAAAAACATTCTGATGATTGGCCCGACCGGGGTGGGGAAAACCGAGATCGCCCGCCGTCTCGCCAAGCTGGCCAACGCCCCGTTCATCAAGGTGGAAGCGACCAAATTCACCGAAGTGGGCTACGTCGGCAAGGAAGTGGACTCGATTATCCGCGACCTGACCGATGTCGCCATCAAGATGATGCGCCAGCAGTCGATGGAGAAAAACCGCTATCGCGCCGAAGAATTGGCCGAAGAGCGCATTCTGGACGTGCTGATTCCGCCGGCCAAGAACAATTGGGGCCAGCAGGAAGAGAGCCACGAGCCGTCTGCCGCCCGTCAGGCGTTTCGCAAGAAGCTGCGCGAAGGGTCGCTTGACGATAAAGAGATCGAAATCGAGCTGGCGGCAGCCCCCGTCGGCGTCGAAATCATGGCCCCGCCGGGCATGGAAGAGATGACCAATCAGTTGCAGTCAATGTTCCAGAATCTGGCGGGTCAGAAACAGAAAAACCGCAAGATCAAGATTCGCGAAGCCTTCAAACTACTGGTGGAAGAAGAAGCCGCCAAGCTGGTCAATCCGGAAGAGCTTAAGCAGCAGGTGATCGAGTCGGTGGAGCAGCACGGCATCGTGTTCATTGATGAAATCGACAAGATTTGCAAACGGGGCGACACCTCCGGCCCGGACGTGTCCCGCGAAGGGGTGCAGCGCGACCTGCTGCCTCTGGTGGAAGGCTGTACCGTGTCCACCAAGCACGGCATGGTGAAAACCGACCACATCCTGTTCATCGCTTCCGGCGCGTTCCAGGTCGCCAGCCCGTCGGACCTGATCCCCGAGCTGCAGGGCCGTCTGCCGATTCGCGTCGAATTGCAGGCGCTGACCACCGAAGACTTCGAACGTATTCTGACAGAGCCCAGCGCGTCGCTGACCCGTCAGTATCAAGCATTGCTGGAAACCGAAGGCGTCAGCATCACGTTCCAGCCGGACGGCATCCGCCGTATCGCGGAGGCAGCCTGGCAGGTCAACGAGCGCACGGAGAACATCGGCGCCCGCCGCCTGCATACGGTGCTGGAACGATTGATCGAAGAAGTATCCTACGGCGCCAGCGAAATGAACGGCCAAACCGTGACGATCGATGCAGATTACGTACGCAGTCACCTTGATGAGTTGGTAGCAGATGAAGATCTGAGCCGATTTATCTTATAA
- the hslV gene encoding ATP-dependent protease subunit HslV — MTTIVSVRRNGQVVIGGDGQATLGNTVMKGNVRKVRRLYNDRVIAGFAGGTADAFTLFELFERKLELHQGHLVKAAVELAKDWRTDRMLRRLEALLAVADENASLIITGNGDVIQPENDLIAIGSGGPYAQAAARALLENSELSAREIVEKSLSIAGDICIYTNQFHTIEELASKA; from the coding sequence GTGACAACAATTGTAAGCGTACGCCGCAATGGTCAGGTCGTGATTGGCGGAGACGGGCAGGCCACCCTGGGCAACACCGTAATGAAAGGCAACGTGCGCAAAGTACGCCGTCTGTACAACGACCGGGTGATTGCCGGATTCGCCGGCGGCACCGCCGATGCGTTTACCCTGTTTGAACTGTTCGAACGCAAGCTGGAACTGCATCAGGGGCATCTGGTGAAGGCCGCCGTGGAACTGGCCAAAGACTGGCGCACCGATCGCATGCTGCGTCGGCTGGAGGCGTTGCTGGCGGTCGCCGACGAAAACGCCTCGCTGATCATCACCGGCAACGGCGACGTGATTCAGCCGGAAAACGATCTGATCGCCATCGGTTCCGGCGGCCCTTACGCGCAGGCTGCCGCACGCGCGCTGCTGGAAAATAGCGAATTAAGCGCCCGAGAGATTGTCGAAAAATCACTGAGTATTGCGGGTGATATCTGCATCTACACCAACCAGTTCCACACGATTGAAGAATTAGCCTCCAAGGCGTAA
- the ftsN gene encoding cell division protein FtsN — MAQRDYVSRGRSGTRRKKTSSRKRGESSGASKTMIALAVAVLVTFAGGLYFIAHNKPDESPVLPHQGTKGNGLPPKPEERWRYIKELENRQIGVASPTEPSAGGEIQSTGQLTNEQRQLLEQMQSDMKRQPTTLTEVPYNDQSQMPVRTPVAPRPQTVVPIVPSTSTVTPPAPRTTTTVPAASQHHTTQATTPPAQTAQKPVQTEPRKEAVKTETATKETAKTDSKTENAKPEKEQRWMVQCGSFKTTDPAESVRAELAFAGVESRIASSGGWHRIMLGPYNSRTVADKMAQKLKGMGQSNCIPLASGG; from the coding sequence GTGGCACAACGAGACTATGTCAGCCGGGGGCGTTCTGGAACGCGCCGGAAAAAAACATCCAGCCGGAAACGAGGGGAATCATCGGGCGCATCTAAAACGATGATAGCGCTGGCTGTTGCCGTGCTGGTCACGTTTGCCGGCGGACTCTATTTTATCGCCCACAATAAGCCGGACGAGTCGCCGGTCCTGCCGCATCAGGGGACCAAAGGCAACGGGTTACCGCCCAAACCGGAAGAACGCTGGCGTTATATCAAGGAGCTGGAAAACCGACAGATTGGCGTCGCGTCGCCGACCGAACCCTCGGCGGGCGGAGAAATCCAGTCGACGGGCCAGCTTACCAACGAACAGCGGCAACTGCTGGAGCAGATGCAGTCGGACATGAAACGCCAGCCGACCACGCTGACGGAAGTGCCTTACAACGACCAAAGCCAGATGCCGGTTCGTACCCCGGTCGCGCCCAGGCCGCAGACGGTCGTGCCGATCGTACCCAGCACCAGTACGGTGACGCCGCCGGCGCCGCGTACCACGACCACCGTTCCAGCAGCCAGCCAGCATCATACGACGCAGGCAACGACACCGCCGGCGCAGACGGCCCAGAAACCGGTACAGACAGAGCCTCGCAAAGAAGCCGTCAAAACGGAAACGGCAACCAAAGAAACCGCCAAAACCGACAGCAAGACGGAGAACGCCAAACCAGAGAAAGAACAGCGCTGGATGGTGCAGTGCGGTTCGTTCAAGACGACGGATCCGGCCGAATCGGTAAGGGCGGAGCTGGCGTTTGCCGGCGTCGAAAGCCGAATCGCCAGCAGCGGCGGCTGGCATCGGATTATGCTCGGGCCGTACAACAGCCGTACCGTGGCCGACAAAATGGCACAAAAACTCAAAGGCATGGGGCAATCCAACTGCATCCCGTTAGCCAGCGGGGGTTGA
- the cytR gene encoding DNA-binding transcriptional regulator CytR yields the protein MEQKKFIPPATMKDVADQAGVSTATVSRALTNPEKVLATTRKKVEQAALAVGYSAQNLARNLKRHESRTILVLVPDICDPFFTDMLRGIEETAAERGYLVLIGDCAHQRKTEKTFLDLITTRQIDGILLLGSQLPFDAGKDERRHLPPMVMANEFAPELDMPTVHIDNLTAAFEAVSYLNQLGHRRIACIAGPEQIPISEYRLQGYIQALRRCGLVIDNQYIVRGDFSYDTGSRGLMRLMSHPTPPTAVFCHCDVMALGALTQARKMGLDVPRDLSLVGFDDIAQASHCFPALTTVSQPRYDIGREAMLLLLAQLQQHKVQRGSRLMSSQLIIRDSTAAPPLCVTGFKSSGAGQTF from the coding sequence TTGGAGCAGAAAAAATTCATCCCGCCCGCAACCATGAAAGACGTTGCCGATCAGGCTGGCGTGTCCACCGCGACGGTGTCCCGCGCCCTGACCAACCCAGAGAAGGTGTTGGCTACCACCCGCAAAAAGGTGGAGCAGGCCGCGCTGGCGGTGGGATACTCTGCACAAAATCTTGCCCGTAATCTGAAGCGGCATGAGTCAAGAACGATTCTGGTGCTCGTTCCCGATATCTGCGATCCCTTTTTCACCGACATGCTGCGTGGCATTGAGGAAACGGCGGCGGAACGCGGCTATCTGGTGCTGATTGGCGATTGCGCCCACCAGCGCAAAACGGAAAAGACCTTTCTGGACCTGATCACCACCCGGCAGATCGACGGTATTCTGCTGCTGGGTTCGCAGTTGCCTTTTGATGCCGGCAAGGACGAACGCCGTCATCTGCCCCCAATGGTGATGGCAAATGAGTTCGCTCCTGAACTGGATATGCCCACCGTACACATTGATAATCTGACCGCGGCGTTTGAGGCCGTCAGTTATCTCAATCAACTGGGGCACCGACGCATCGCCTGTATCGCCGGCCCAGAGCAGATTCCGATCAGCGAATACCGGCTACAGGGTTATATTCAGGCGTTGCGCCGCTGCGGGCTGGTGATCGACAACCAGTACATCGTGCGCGGCGATTTCAGTTACGACACCGGTTCCCGCGGCCTGATGCGGCTGATGTCGCATCCCACGCCGCCCACCGCGGTTTTCTGCCACTGCGACGTCATGGCGCTGGGCGCGCTGACGCAGGCGCGCAAAATGGGGCTGGACGTGCCGCGTGATCTGTCGCTGGTCGGGTTCGATGATATCGCCCAGGCCAGCCACTGCTTTCCGGCGCTCACCACCGTTTCCCAGCCGCGCTACGATATCGGCCGCGAGGCCATGCTATTACTGCTGGCGCAATTGCAGCAACACAAGGTCCAGCGAGGGTCGCGATTGATGTCCAGCCAACTGATCATTCGTGACAGTACCGCCGCGCCACCCCTGTGTGTTACAGGCTTTAAGAGTTCAGGTGCTGGTCAAACATTTTAG